In Bradyrhizobium guangxiense, the following are encoded in one genomic region:
- a CDS encoding pirin family protein: MSWQPSNDPVLGDPMSCDALDLVIVPRTRDLGDGFAVRRALPHGKRQMVGPFIFFDHFGPVQFVSGKGMDVRPHPHIGLATVTYLFDGAIMHRDSEGNVQEIAPGAMNLMTAGRGIAHSERTPDAQRASGQQMLGLQSWIALPAGSEEIAPSFQHYAAGDLPMISERDFTARVIAGSAFGITSPVSMVSPWFYTEVTAVAGASVPLDPDHEERAIYVVDGEVEIANERYEGPRLLIFRPGDRITVKALKAARMMFLGGDALEGPRHIWWNFVSSSKERIEQAKQDWKTGRFAAVPQEHEFIPLPE; the protein is encoded by the coding sequence ATGAGCTGGCAGCCCTCGAACGATCCCGTGCTCGGCGATCCCATGTCCTGCGATGCGCTCGATCTCGTCATCGTGCCGCGGACGCGCGACCTCGGTGATGGCTTCGCGGTGCGGCGCGCGCTGCCGCATGGCAAGCGGCAGATGGTCGGGCCCTTCATCTTCTTCGATCATTTCGGCCCCGTTCAGTTCGTCTCCGGCAAGGGCATGGACGTGCGCCCGCATCCGCATATCGGGCTTGCTACCGTCACCTATCTGTTCGACGGCGCGATCATGCATCGCGACAGCGAGGGCAATGTCCAGGAGATCGCTCCGGGCGCGATGAATCTGATGACGGCAGGGCGCGGCATCGCGCATTCCGAGCGCACGCCGGACGCGCAGCGCGCCTCGGGCCAGCAGATGCTGGGCCTGCAGAGCTGGATCGCGCTGCCGGCCGGATCGGAAGAGATCGCACCGTCGTTCCAGCACTATGCGGCTGGCGATCTGCCGATGATCTCCGAGCGCGACTTCACCGCGCGCGTGATCGCAGGCTCCGCCTTCGGCATCACCTCGCCGGTGTCGATGGTCTCGCCCTGGTTCTACACCGAGGTCACGGCGGTCGCCGGCGCGAGCGTGCCGCTCGACCCCGATCACGAGGAGCGCGCGATCTATGTCGTCGACGGCGAGGTCGAGATCGCCAACGAGCGCTATGAGGGGCCGCGGCTCCTGATCTTCCGGCCCGGCGACCGCATCACCGTGAAGGCGCTCAAGGCCGCGCGGATGATGTTTCTCGGCGGCGATGCGCTGGAGGGCCCGCGCCACATCTGGTGGAATTTCGTCTCCTCCAGCAAGGAGCGGATCGAGCAGGCGAAGCAGGACTGGAAAACCGGACGTTTCGCCGCAGTTCCGCAGGAACATGAGTTCATTCCGCTGCCGGAATAG
- a CDS encoding helix-turn-helix domain-containing protein — MTLAATELAFRAASVALLLVLAASLVSDFRNVLAARLGAAFALGSAAHAASYSIGVSLLVAGWHAPLIALSTGNIVVFWLFTRALFDDEFRLRWWHGLIWAAVAAFSFAGCFWIAPGGQARFSVTVVNLIVLGFIALAIGQTIASWPADLVERRRRVRVFIVCAAALYGGLNALLQIAIGGSAGEVANTINAGALACVVAIIAYAMMRVDGADLFPAVVAAPIILAQPAAVDESADQQLIDALMRLMADERIYRQENITIGVLAGRLKIPEYRLRRLINQRLGYRNFNVFLNNHRIEEAKAALADPAQAEVPVITIAMDAGFQSLGPFNRAFKAVTGVTPTEYRRLKVNVA; from the coding sequence ATGACCCTTGCCGCAACCGAGCTTGCCTTTCGCGCCGCCAGCGTTGCGCTGCTGCTTGTGCTCGCGGCCTCGCTTGTCTCCGACTTCCGCAACGTGCTGGCAGCCCGCCTCGGCGCGGCGTTCGCGCTGGGCTCGGCGGCGCATGCGGCGAGCTATTCCATCGGAGTCTCTTTGCTGGTCGCGGGCTGGCACGCGCCGCTGATTGCATTATCGACCGGCAACATCGTCGTGTTCTGGCTGTTCACGCGTGCGCTGTTCGACGACGAGTTTCGCCTGCGCTGGTGGCACGGATTGATCTGGGCAGCGGTCGCGGCCTTCAGCTTTGCGGGCTGCTTCTGGATTGCGCCAGGCGGCCAAGCGCGGTTCTCTGTGACGGTCGTCAATCTGATCGTGCTTGGCTTCATCGCGCTTGCGATCGGCCAGACGATCGCCTCGTGGCCGGCCGATCTGGTGGAGCGGCGGCGGCGCGTTCGCGTCTTTATCGTCTGCGCTGCGGCGCTCTATGGCGGGTTGAACGCGCTGCTCCAGATCGCGATCGGCGGCAGTGCCGGCGAGGTCGCCAACACCATCAATGCCGGTGCGCTCGCCTGCGTCGTCGCGATCATCGCCTATGCGATGATGCGCGTCGATGGCGCCGATCTGTTTCCGGCCGTGGTCGCGGCGCCGATAATTCTGGCGCAGCCCGCGGCGGTCGATGAATCTGCCGACCAGCAACTCATCGACGCGCTGATGCGCCTGATGGCGGATGAGCGGATCTACCGCCAGGAGAACATCACCATTGGCGTGCTGGCGGGCCGGCTGAAGATTCCCGAATACCGGCTGCGCCGGCTGATCAACCAGCGCCTCGGCTACCGCAACTTTAATGTGTTCCTGAACAATCACCGTATCGAGGAGGCCAAGGCCGCGCTTGCCGATCCCGCCCAGGCCGAGGTCCCCGTCATCACCATCGCCATGGACGCCGGCTTCCAGTCGCTGGGACCGTTCAATCGTGCCTTCAAGGCGGTGACGGGCGTGACACCGACCGAGTACCGGCGGCTGAAGGTGAATGTGGCATAG
- a CDS encoding MATE family efflux transporter — MLDTVQHHAQPQAGVPQSRLADEFVETLRLAVPLMLTQLGQIAMITTDLALIGRLGENAVAAAALAHTVYFVSFTFGLGLMSAVSPLAAQAFGAGDVRRIRRSLRVGLWVAFLISLPMMASPLYGEQILLALGQAPQSAALAQHYLNGLAWGIAPALGFIALRSMMSAVNRPQPPLWITLAAIPVNAVLVYALIHGLFGVPELGLFGAGLATTIVNLGTFIAVLAIAGLRKPFSDYRPLAHLWRIDWPLMRQLIALGAPISFSLLLEYGLFSSAALLMGLISTTAIAAHQIALQVTAVLFMVPLGIGMAATVRVGHAFGRGEPAAVTRAGLAAAVLGIGLVCALTIAIIFGRYQLGQLFFGSGAGSATTVELTATLLLVGATFFIADGLQTIMGGALRGINDTRMTLLFAAIGYWGVAFPVGWALAFHTGLGAVGVWVGFSVGTFVYAGLLILRFRMLTRKLAG, encoded by the coding sequence ATGCTCGACACCGTCCAACATCATGCGCAGCCGCAAGCCGGCGTGCCGCAAAGCCGCCTCGCCGACGAGTTCGTCGAGACGTTGCGGCTGGCCGTGCCGCTGATGCTGACGCAGCTCGGGCAGATCGCGATGATCACGACCGATCTCGCGTTGATCGGCCGGCTCGGCGAGAATGCGGTGGCCGCGGCGGCGCTGGCGCACACGGTCTATTTCGTCAGCTTCACCTTCGGGCTCGGGCTGATGTCGGCGGTGTCGCCGCTGGCGGCGCAGGCGTTCGGCGCCGGCGATGTCAGGCGCATCCGCCGCTCCTTGCGCGTCGGGCTGTGGGTCGCGTTTCTGATCTCACTGCCGATGATGGCCTCGCCGCTCTATGGCGAGCAGATCCTGCTCGCACTCGGACAAGCGCCGCAATCGGCCGCGCTGGCGCAGCACTATCTCAACGGCCTCGCCTGGGGCATCGCGCCGGCGCTCGGCTTCATCGCGCTGCGCAGCATGATGAGCGCGGTGAACCGGCCGCAGCCGCCGCTGTGGATCACGCTGGCGGCGATCCCGGTCAATGCCGTGCTGGTCTATGCCCTGATCCACGGCCTGTTCGGCGTGCCCGAGCTCGGCCTGTTCGGCGCGGGACTCGCGACCACGATCGTCAACCTCGGCACGTTCATCGCCGTGCTCGCCATCGCCGGACTGCGAAAGCCGTTCTCGGACTACCGCCCGCTCGCCCACCTGTGGCGGATCGACTGGCCCCTGATGCGGCAATTGATCGCGCTTGGCGCACCGATCTCGTTTTCGCTGCTGCTGGAATACGGCCTATTCTCCTCGGCGGCGCTGCTGATGGGATTGATCTCGACCACCGCGATTGCCGCGCATCAGATCGCGCTGCAGGTCACCGCCGTGCTGTTCATGGTGCCGCTCGGCATCGGCATGGCGGCGACGGTGCGGGTTGGCCACGCCTTCGGCCGCGGCGAGCCGGCCGCCGTGACCCGCGCCGGGCTGGCCGCAGCCGTGCTTGGCATCGGCCTAGTCTGTGCCCTGACGATCGCGATCATTTTTGGGCGCTACCAGCTCGGCCAGCTGTTTTTCGGCAGCGGCGCCGGCAGCGCGACCACCGTCGAGCTGACCGCGACGCTGCTGCTGGTCGGCGCCACCTTCTTCATCGCCGACGGCCTGCAGACCATCATGGGAGGTGCGCTGCGCGGCATCAACGACACCAGGATGACGCTGCTGTTCGCTGCTATCGGCTATTGGGGCGTCGCTTTTCCCGTCGGCTGGGCGCTGGCCTTCCACACCGGGCTCGGCGCGGTTGGCGTCTGGGTCGGCTTCTCGGTCGGGACCTTCGTCTATGCCGGGCTGCTGATCTTGCGCTTCCGGATGCTGACGCGCAAACTGGCGGGATGA
- a CDS encoding 2-hydroxychromene-2-carboxylate isomerase, whose amino-acid sequence MTLSVDLFFSFRSPFSYLALPKTQKLVENYDLAVNLRPVYPLAVRVPGFFKKANPNFIRYVLLDSTRVAQHEGIPFRFPRPDPIVQDKTTFDVAAEQPYIHRLTRLGAMAQLEGRALAFTSAIASVLWDGSVAGWNEGDHLARAAAQAGFDLAAMDAAINADPDRYEHVIAENEKDHAASGHWGVPPFVFENEPFFGQDRIDLLVWRMVAKGLAKR is encoded by the coding sequence ATGACGCTGTCCGTCGATCTCTTCTTCTCCTTCCGCAGCCCGTTCAGCTATCTGGCGTTGCCGAAGACGCAAAAGCTCGTCGAGAACTACGATCTCGCCGTGAACCTGCGGCCGGTCTACCCGCTCGCGGTGCGCGTGCCCGGCTTCTTCAAGAAGGCCAATCCGAACTTCATCCGCTACGTGTTGCTCGACAGCACGCGCGTGGCGCAGCACGAGGGCATTCCGTTCCGCTTTCCCAGGCCTGATCCGATCGTGCAGGACAAGACGACGTTCGACGTCGCGGCCGAGCAGCCCTATATCCACCGCCTGACCCGGCTGGGGGCGATGGCGCAGCTCGAGGGACGCGCGCTCGCATTCACCTCGGCGATCGCCAGCGTGCTGTGGGACGGTTCGGTGGCGGGATGGAACGAAGGCGATCATCTCGCGCGCGCGGCCGCGCAGGCCGGCTTCGATCTCGCCGCGATGGACGCCGCGATCAATGCCGACCCGGATCGCTACGAGCATGTGATCGCGGAGAACGAGAAAGACCACGCCGCGTCAGGCCATTGGGGCGTGCCGCCCTTCGTGTTCGAGAACGAGCCGTTCTTCGGCCAGGACCGCATCGATCTGCTGGTCTGGCGCATGGTGGCTAAGGGCCTGGCGAAGCGATAG
- a CDS encoding serine hydrolase domain-containing protein, producing MTRRRKIILLTATIACAGLALGAARARDVPKVATGFVADILCSETFVSGLDVGRNFTETTDAMPGTSLITWAMDYRIDHARKDVTVTLFGIGRSHAVYREGLGCSLDHGAGIAVVEPPANDRQPALLPEIAGPGIVPPQSPSLAAALDRAFTEPAQPPYRRTRAVLVMKQGRVIAERYADGIGPQTPLLGFSMTKSVISALIGILVRQGKLKLDGPAPVAAWKDPGDPRHAITVDQLLRHTAGLALGSSLQASLGSAFEPVNRMKFAESDMAAYAESIPLATAPGTAWNYHDGNILILSHLIRDASGGTPEDALRFARRELFAPLGMRHVVLQLDGSGTIEGSSEMLASARDWARFGQLYLNDGVAGGKRILPEGWINYSATATPNAWVGIGAGFWTNQGDSFSANFRVAHGWPRDAFFAKGTIGQYTIVIPSEKLVIVRMGRSPNAPPEADGVFDLVRDVVAATREKGKLAGAE from the coding sequence GTGACCCGCCGTCGCAAGATCATCCTCCTCACCGCCACCATCGCCTGTGCCGGCCTCGCGCTCGGCGCCGCCCGGGCCCGCGACGTCCCGAAGGTCGCCACCGGCTTCGTGGCCGACATCCTCTGCTCGGAGACGTTCGTGTCCGGCCTCGATGTCGGACGCAATTTCACCGAGACCACCGATGCCATGCCCGGAACGAGCCTGATCACCTGGGCAATGGACTATCGGATCGACCATGCGCGCAAGGATGTCACGGTGACGCTGTTCGGCATCGGCCGCAGTCATGCCGTCTATCGCGAGGGGCTCGGCTGCTCGCTCGACCATGGCGCGGGAATCGCCGTCGTCGAGCCGCCCGCGAACGACAGGCAGCCCGCGCTGCTGCCCGAGATCGCCGGCCCCGGAATCGTGCCGCCGCAAAGCCCCTCACTTGCCGCCGCGCTCGATCGCGCCTTCACCGAGCCTGCGCAGCCGCCTTACCGGCGCACCCGCGCGGTGCTTGTGATGAAGCAGGGCCGCGTCATCGCGGAGCGCTATGCGGACGGCATTGGACCGCAGACCCCGCTGCTCGGCTTCTCCATGACGAAATCCGTCATCTCGGCGCTGATTGGCATTCTGGTGCGCCAGGGCAAGCTGAAGCTCGACGGACCCGCGCCGGTCGCCGCCTGGAAGGATCCCGGCGATCCCCGCCATGCCATCACCGTCGACCAGCTTCTGCGCCACACCGCGGGCCTTGCACTCGGCAGCTCGTTGCAGGCTTCGCTCGGCTCCGCCTTCGAGCCGGTCAACCGGATGAAATTCGCAGAATCGGACATGGCGGCCTATGCCGAGAGCATCCCGCTCGCGACCGCACCCGGCACGGCGTGGAATTATCACGACGGCAATATCCTCATCCTGTCGCATCTGATCCGCGATGCGTCCGGCGGCACACCGGAAGACGCGCTCCGCTTTGCGCGCCGCGAATTGTTCGCCCCGCTCGGCATGCGTCATGTCGTCCTTCAGCTCGATGGCTCGGGCACGATCGAGGGGTCGAGCGAGATGCTCGCGTCGGCGCGCGACTGGGCGCGCTTCGGCCAGCTCTATCTCAATGACGGCGTCGCCGGCGGCAAGCGCATCCTGCCGGAAGGCTGGATCAACTATTCGGCGACGGCCACGCCGAATGCCTGGGTCGGCATCGGCGCCGGCTTCTGGACCAACCAGGGCGACAGCTTTAGCGCGAATTTTCGCGTCGCACACGGCTGGCCGCGCGACGCTTTTTTCGCCAAGGGCACGATCGGGCAATACACCATCGTGATCCCGTCGGAGAAGCTGGTGATCGTCCGGATGGGACGCTCGCCGAACGCGCCGCCGGAGGCGGACGGCGTGTTCGATCTCGTGCGCGATGTGGTGGCGGCGACTCGTGAGAAGGGGAAGCTGGCGGGGGCGGAATGA
- a CDS encoding DUF2867 domain-containing protein, whose amino-acid sequence MIGTVREVTPNVDAGPLLTGAQFIDAFRVEVGAMQLSAREACTRMVLHGPRWIDALTRLRNILVTPFGLKTSGEGAYAPGGLIGLFPVVSEAPERLVAGFNDYHLDFRIVVDVAGEATLRHVTVTTLVKTNNLLGRTYLTLITPFHKLVARSMMGCIVEPAR is encoded by the coding sequence ATGATCGGGACAGTCCGCGAAGTCACCCCCAATGTCGATGCCGGCCCGCTGTTGACAGGCGCGCAGTTCATCGATGCCTTTCGCGTGGAGGTCGGCGCGATGCAATTGAGCGCCCGCGAGGCCTGCACCCGAATGGTTCTGCACGGACCGCGCTGGATCGATGCGCTGACGCGCTTGCGCAACATTCTGGTGACACCGTTCGGCTTGAAAACATCGGGTGAAGGTGCCTACGCGCCCGGCGGCTTGATTGGCCTGTTTCCTGTGGTGAGCGAGGCGCCGGAGCGGCTGGTCGCCGGCTTCAACGACTATCATCTCGATTTCCGTATCGTGGTCGATGTCGCCGGCGAGGCGACGCTTCGCCACGTCACCGTGACCACTCTGGTGAAAACGAACAATTTGCTTGGACGGACTTACCTCACACTCATCACGCCATTCCACAAGCTCGTGGCCCGCAGCATGATGGGATGCATCGTGGAGCCGGCCAGATGA
- a CDS encoding septal ring lytic transglycosylase RlpA family protein, whose amino-acid sequence MLFRSSAATCGALIALAVSVAAARSETIGGHSNNVVDAASGDAVVGAASTYNPFKPGKEEGGPKTATGERYDPSAWTAAIKTSLRRKFGGVQFGTRPKYALVEAVGKKVIVKINDVGPLRPGRIIDLNERTMRHFDPSMDLGVIPGVKVSPLAGDNWTPGPVG is encoded by the coding sequence ATGCTCTTCCGCTCGAGCGCCGCAACTTGCGGCGCCCTGATTGCGCTCGCCGTTTCTGTTGCCGCTGCCCGAAGTGAAACGATTGGGGGTCACTCAAATAACGTCGTCGATGCCGCCTCTGGCGATGCGGTCGTTGGCGCGGCGTCCACATACAATCCGTTCAAGCCCGGCAAGGAGGAGGGCGGTCCGAAGACAGCCACCGGCGAGCGTTATGATCCCTCTGCCTGGACTGCCGCCATCAAGACGAGCTTACGTCGGAAATTCGGTGGGGTTCAATTTGGCACGAGGCCGAAATATGCCCTCGTCGAGGCCGTGGGCAAGAAGGTCATTGTCAAGATAAATGACGTGGGGCCGCTCCGACCTGGCCGCATCATTGACCTCAATGAGCGGACGATGCGCCATTTCGATCCAAGCATGGACCTCGGAGTGATTCCTGGTGTGAAAGTCAGTCCGCTCGCAGGGGACAATTGGACCCCGGGCCCGGTGGGCTGA
- a CDS encoding FUSC family protein, with protein MTRARQLFDRIRSRRTQLGLAIRVTVAATAAYALATALHLLLPLWAVLTSLIVTQMSVGRSLKATRDYMLGTIGGAIYGGAIAILIPYSSEAGLLGLLVLSVAPLAFIAAINPSLSAATVTAVIVLLVPTMHHSDPMTSAIDRVSEVGVGAVTGLLVSFLVLPSRAVRQIRASAAVLLELIADAFTELLAGLTRGRDNDALHRIQDGIGTAMVGMNAIGAEAERERAARLSSGPDTGPLLRTVLRLRHDVVMIGRATVVPLPVEVQMRLAAPLTEVSTVIARFLRSAASALREGAGAPPIHPVHVALQHYAEAVASVRQDGLIRGQPGDTAERFFALGFSLEQMHQNLCALDRVVGEWSEASADKSARVAQ; from the coding sequence ATGACGCGCGCAAGGCAGCTGTTCGACCGGATCAGGTCGCGGCGGACGCAACTGGGATTGGCGATCCGGGTCACCGTGGCGGCGACCGCGGCCTATGCGCTCGCCACCGCGCTGCATCTGTTGTTGCCGCTCTGGGCGGTCCTGACCTCGCTGATCGTGACCCAGATGAGCGTCGGCCGCTCGCTGAAGGCGACGCGCGACTACATGCTCGGCACCATCGGCGGCGCGATCTATGGCGGCGCCATCGCGATCCTGATTCCCTATTCCAGCGAAGCCGGCCTCCTTGGCTTGCTGGTGCTCTCGGTCGCCCCGCTCGCCTTCATCGCCGCGATCAATCCGAGCCTCAGCGCGGCCACGGTGACAGCCGTGATCGTGCTGCTGGTCCCTACCATGCATCATTCCGACCCCATGACCTCGGCGATCGACCGCGTCAGCGAGGTCGGCGTCGGCGCGGTCACGGGGCTGCTGGTGTCGTTCCTGGTGCTGCCCTCGCGCGCGGTGCGACAGATTCGTGCCAGCGCCGCGGTCCTGCTCGAGCTGATCGCGGATGCCTTCACCGAGCTGCTGGCAGGCCTCACCCGCGGCCGCGACAACGACGCGCTGCACCGGATCCAGGACGGCATCGGCACCGCGATGGTAGGGATGAATGCCATCGGTGCCGAAGCCGAACGCGAGCGCGCCGCGCGGCTGTCGAGCGGGCCGGACACCGGCCCGCTCTTGCGCACCGTCTTGCGGCTGCGCCATGACGTCGTGATGATCGGCCGCGCCACCGTGGTGCCGCTGCCGGTCGAGGTGCAGATGCGGTTAGCTGCTCCGCTGACGGAGGTGTCGACCGTGATCGCCCGCTTCCTGCGTTCGGCGGCTAGCGCCTTGCGCGAAGGCGCGGGCGCACCGCCGATCCATCCCGTCCACGTCGCGCTCCAGCATTACGCCGAGGCGGTCGCGTCGGTCCGCCAGGACGGCCTGATCCGCGGCCAGCCCGGCGACACCGCCGAGCGCTTCTTCGCGCTCGGCTTCTCGCTGGAGCAGATGCATCAGAATCTCTGCGCCCTCGACCGCGTCGTCGGCGAATGGTCGGAGGCCTCGGCCGACAAGTCCGCGCGCGTTGCGCAGTGA
- a CDS encoding MmgE/PrpD family protein — MAHETATLAAYVFHLKYQDIPAEVLERAKVLTLDFLGSAIRARREAESTPSMLKMLEALALDTKGESTVFGDNKTWTPAVAALLNGALGHSLDFDDTHADSSLHPSAPVVPAAFAVGEMVGASGRDVLTAIVAGYEVCCRLGNALDPTSHYARGFHPTATAGTYGAAAAAGKLFGLSEKQLIAAFGVSGSQAAGSLQFLVNGAWNKRYQVGAAAMNGVIAATLARNDFVGATESVEGKHGLLAGYTDDAHPDKAVAELGKTYETMKIGVKPYPSCRYTHAAIDALIAMRREHNLTPDQVKRVEIGLHRNGITLTGDAATKRHPRSIVGGQFSMFFTGALALDQGSFGWDDYNRLGDAAIDALADKFDVVQDDRLEIGRTHPFGARVSITTDDGVHERLYADPSGEPTSFPDTQAMQQKFLTLARPVLNARAEKFADAIMTLERFDRVAQATELGR, encoded by the coding sequence ATGGCTCACGAAACCGCAACGCTCGCCGCCTATGTCTTCCATCTGAAATACCAGGATATTCCGGCCGAGGTGCTGGAGCGTGCCAAGGTGCTGACGCTGGACTTCCTCGGCAGCGCGATCCGGGCGAGGCGCGAGGCGGAATCGACCCCGTCGATGCTGAAAATGCTGGAGGCGCTGGCGCTCGACACCAAGGGCGAATCCACCGTGTTCGGCGACAACAAGACCTGGACGCCGGCGGTCGCAGCGCTCCTCAACGGCGCGCTCGGCCATTCCCTCGACTTCGACGACACCCATGCCGATTCCTCGCTGCATCCGAGCGCGCCGGTGGTTCCGGCCGCGTTCGCCGTCGGCGAGATGGTCGGCGCCTCCGGGCGCGACGTGCTGACCGCGATCGTCGCCGGCTATGAGGTCTGCTGCCGGCTCGGCAATGCGCTCGACCCCACCTCGCATTACGCGCGCGGCTTCCATCCGACCGCGACCGCCGGGACTTACGGCGCCGCCGCCGCGGCCGGGAAGCTGTTCGGCCTCAGCGAGAAGCAGCTGATCGCCGCGTTCGGTGTCTCCGGCAGCCAGGCCGCGGGCTCGCTGCAATTTTTGGTCAACGGCGCCTGGAACAAGCGCTACCAGGTCGGCGCCGCCGCGATGAACGGGGTGATCGCCGCGACACTGGCGCGCAACGATTTCGTCGGCGCGACGGAATCGGTCGAGGGCAAGCACGGACTGCTCGCCGGCTACACCGACGATGCGCATCCCGACAAGGCGGTGGCCGAGCTCGGCAAGACCTATGAGACCATGAAGATCGGCGTCAAACCCTATCCGAGCTGCCGCTACACCCATGCCGCGATCGACGCGCTGATCGCGATGCGGCGCGAGCACAATCTCACGCCGGACCAGGTCAAGCGCGTCGAGATCGGCCTTCATCGCAACGGCATCACCCTGACCGGCGATGCCGCCACCAAGCGGCACCCGCGCTCGATCGTCGGCGGCCAGTTCTCGATGTTCTTCACCGGCGCGCTCGCGCTCGACCAGGGTTCATTCGGCTGGGACGATTACAACCGTCTCGGCGACGCCGCGATCGACGCGCTCGCCGACAAGTTCGACGTGGTGCAGGATGACCGGCTCGAGATCGGCCGCACCCATCCCTTCGGCGCCCGCGTCAGCATCACGACGGATGACGGCGTGCATGAGCGGCTTTATGCCGATCCCTCGGGCGAGCCGACCTCGTTCCCGGACACGCAGGCGATGCAGCAGAAGTTCCTGACGCTGGCCCGCCCCGTGCTGAACGCGCGCGCGGAAAAATTCGCCGACGCGATCATGACGCTGGAGCGGTTCGACCGCGTGGCGCAGGCGACGGAATTGGGCAGGTAG
- the murA gene encoding UDP-N-acetylglucosamine 1-carboxyvinyltransferase, whose protein sequence is MAPIQYIVEGGHRLSGSIEPSGNKNSALPIIAAALLTSHPVTLENVPRIRDTETLVELIRSVGASAEWTARNTLHIHAKSIRAADLDPELCVRIRASILLAGPLLARCGEVMLPPPGGDVIGRRRLDTHVLALEQLGAKVTATDRLEFRAPKLAGADVFLDEPSVTATENALVAAVAADGVTYLRNAASEPHVQDLANFLVALGAKIEGIGTNTMIVHGPATLGETTYRIQPDHIEVGSLIGLAAVTRSPLRITRAGVEHLRSIRMGFERLGIVCRVEGDDLIVPSNQTLKIQDDFGGHVPKLEDQPWPAFPADLMSIAIVTATQCEGVILMFEKMFESRMFFVDKLIAMGARIVLCDPHRAIIAGPSRLHGATMTSPDIRAGMAMLLAAVCAQGTSTINNADQIERGYERIEERLNALGAKIKRVPERKS, encoded by the coding sequence GTGGCGCCCATCCAATACATCGTCGAGGGCGGTCACCGGCTCTCGGGCTCGATCGAGCCGTCCGGCAACAAGAATTCGGCACTGCCGATCATCGCCGCGGCGCTGCTCACCTCACATCCGGTGACGCTGGAGAACGTGCCGCGGATCCGCGACACCGAGACGCTGGTCGAGCTGATCCGCTCGGTCGGCGCGTCGGCGGAATGGACGGCCCGCAATACCCTCCATATCCACGCCAAGAGTATCCGCGCCGCCGATCTCGACCCCGAGCTGTGCGTGCGCATCCGCGCCTCGATCCTGCTCGCCGGCCCGCTGCTCGCGCGCTGCGGCGAGGTGATGCTGCCACCGCCCGGCGGCGACGTCATCGGGCGACGCCGGCTCGACACCCATGTGTTGGCGCTGGAGCAGCTCGGCGCCAAGGTCACCGCGACCGACCGGCTCGAATTCCGGGCGCCCAAGCTTGCCGGTGCGGACGTGTTCCTGGACGAGCCCAGCGTCACCGCGACCGAGAACGCGCTGGTCGCGGCGGTCGCCGCCGACGGCGTCACATATTTGCGCAACGCGGCGTCCGAGCCGCATGTGCAGGACCTCGCCAATTTCCTGGTCGCGCTTGGCGCCAAGATCGAGGGCATCGGCACCAACACCATGATCGTGCACGGGCCGGCGACGCTGGGGGAGACGACCTACAGGATCCAGCCCGACCATATCGAGGTCGGCTCACTGATCGGGCTCGCCGCGGTGACGCGCTCTCCGTTACGCATCACGCGCGCCGGCGTCGAGCATCTGCGCTCGATCCGGATGGGTTTCGAGCGGCTCGGCATCGTCTGCCGCGTCGAGGGCGACGATCTCATCGTGCCGTCGAACCAGACGTTGAAGATCCAGGACGATTTCGGCGGCCATGTGCCCAAGCTCGAGGATCAGCCCTGGCCGGCCTTTCCGGCCGACCTGATGTCGATCGCGATCGTCACCGCCACGCAATGCGAGGGCGTCATCCTGATGTTCGAGAAGATGTTCGAATCCAGGATGTTCTTCGTCGACAAGCTGATCGCGATGGGCGCGCGCATCGTACTGTGCGACCCGCACCGCGCGATCATCGCCGGTCCGAGCCGCCTGCACGGCGCGACCATGACCTCGCCCGACATCCGCGCCGGCATGGCGATGCTGCTGGCGGCGGTGTGCGCGCAAGGCACCTCCACCATCAACAACGCCGACCAGATCGAGCGCGGCTACGAGCGCATCGAGGAGCGCCTGAACGCGCTGGGCGCGAAGATCAAGCGCGTGCCGGAACGGAAGAGCTGA